One window from the genome of Emys orbicularis isolate rEmyOrb1 chromosome 22, rEmyOrb1.hap1, whole genome shotgun sequence encodes:
- the HES4 gene encoding transcription factor HES-4: MPADTMEKPTASPIAGAPATSSHTPDKPKSASEHRKSSKPIMEKRRRARINESLGQLKTLILDALKKDSSRHSKLEKADILEMTVKHLRNLQRAQMTAALTADPTVLGKYRAGFNECMNEVTRFLSTCEGVNTDVRTRLLSHLSACLGQIVAMNYPPPPPPAGQPAHLAQPLHVQLPPAATAAGAVPVPCKLNPAEALSPKVYGGFQLVPATDGQFAFLIPNPAFAPSSGPVIPLYANANGPLSSGSGPGNGAATPSASPVQGLTSFGGSLAPASQAGSPIGERSESVWRPW; the protein is encoded by the exons atgcccgcTGACACCATGGAGAAACCGACAGCCTCCCCGATTGCTGGTGCCCCAGCTACCTCCAGCCACACGCCGGACAAGCCCAAGAGTGCCAGTGAACACAGAAAG TCCTCCAAGCCTATCATGGAGAAGCGGCGCCGTGCCAGGATCAATgagagcctggggcagctgaAGACCCTCATCCTGGATGCCTTGAAGAAAGAT AGCTCCAGGCACTCCAAGCTGGAGAAAGCAGACATCCTGGAGATGACGGTGAAGCACCTGCGGAACCTGCAGCGAGCCCAGATGACAG cagctctgacTGCTGACCCCACCGTCCTTGGCAAATACCGAGCTGGATTTAACGAGTGCATGAACGAGGTGACCCGGTTCCTCTCCACCTGCGAAGGGGTGAACACAGACGTACGCACCCGCCTGCTCAGCCACCTCTCCGCTTGCCTGGGCCAGATCGTGGCTATGAATTACCCTCCACCGCCACCCCCAGCTGGCCAGCCTGCTCATCTGGCACAACCTCTGCACGTCCAACTTCCCCCAGCTGCCACCGCAGCTGGAGCCGTGCCTGTGCCCTGCAAACTGAACCCTGCCGAAGCCCTGTCCCCCAAGGTCTATGGGGGTTTTCAGCTGGTCCCAGCTACCGACGGCCAATTCGCTTTCCTCATCCCTAACCCAGCTTTCGCTCCCAGCAGCGGACCCGTCATCCCCCTCTATGCCAACGCTAATGGACCACTGTCTTCAGGCAGCGGGCCAGGGAACGGAGCTGCAACCCCGTCAGCATCCCCAGTGCAGGGTCTGACGTCATTTGGGGGTAGCTTAGCTCCAGCGTCCCAAGCTGGGAGTCCCATCGGGGAACGCAGTGAATCAGTCTGGAGACCTTGGTGA